In the genome of Malania oleifera isolate guangnan ecotype guangnan chromosome 5, ASM2987363v1, whole genome shotgun sequence, the window ttgactcggccaacctcgtcgacgaaatggcacctttgtcgacgagtcatccacacatttcgtcgacgaaccagcttcttcggcgacgaaccctattttgatattttacaacacgttcagtatctcttcatcgatgaggctctgaatttcggcgatgaagagtacgagggccttcgtcgatgagaacaatggcttcgtagacgaagcctacaaaatttaccCTCTTATCATTTCGTTATTTAGTCGATCTACATAtctcgggttgggttcttacaacctcccctccttacaaaaatttcatcctcaaaatttataatctctcatttaccaactcaactacatacccaaacgcATACCCGACTTTagaaagagccggcggccacccacatagtagccccgtcccaaatacatacacaccctcatttatggcggaggaataccgtggttacatacatacactgtctcgGGAGCTTATAATATCATatactctcccagagactaaccacacatcatTACTATGATAatagaatattacatacatacccatatcGATCCTGCTATcgaaactactactcagaacaattgcggatatttctggcgtatttccgtttcaaactcccaagaagcttcctcaaccgcgtgattttgccatagtaccttcactaacggtatctccttggtacgcaacttctggactttatggtccagaatatGAATGGGTATCTCcttatatgccaaagcatccctaatctctaaggactcataactaatcacatgtgatagATCCAGCACGTACCtcttcaacatggatacatgaaacacatcatggatcctcgagagcgctaggggtagtgcaatcctataggccaccggacccactcgttctaGTACCTCGAATGGTTTGATATACCTCGGGCATTGCTcgcccttcttcctaaatctcatcacccctttcattggagcgattctcagaaatatcttacccccaaccttGAATTCCAAATCATGACGGagaacatccgtgtaactcttctgccgactctgaattgatttaattctatccctaatCAAACCAACCTTCTTAGAAGCCTGCTGTACAAGTTTGGGCCCCAATACCCGTTGTTCACCGACCTCGCCCTAATacaaaggagaccgacacctccgaccatacaatgcctcgaacggtgtcatcccgatactagcctggaagctattgttataggtaaATTCTACTAATGgtagaaactaaatccaactactgCCGAagaagtgaatctcgggtctcgatctTAAACAATAGACACTGGTACcacgtgcattctgactatctcctacacgtacaaatctgctagcctactcaaagagtagctaaccttcatcaatataaagtgagcagatttagtcaacctgtccacgattacccagatgacattttgCGCATGTAGTGCTAGTGGCAACCCGGTGACAAAGtgcatggaaatatgctcccatttccattccggAATACTCAATGACTACAACAGCCCTACcgacctctaatgttcagctttcacctgttgacacgtcagacattgctccacaaattgtgcaatctctcattttatgccactccaccagaaagattcgcgCAAATCCtggtacatctttgtactacctagatgtaccatatacaaaaaATGATGCACCTCTTCCAAGATCATCCTCCTTATCCCCTCGTAgtttggaacacacagtttggtcccaaaccttagcacacctccctcagagatgttaaaatctgcaatCAACCTTTACTGCACCTTCTCTACAACCTCAACTAACTCTGCCTCATTAGCCTACCTGACTTTAATCCTCCCAAATAATGTCGGccggatcaccaagctagcaatgaaagcctgatgactaccatccaccaactccacgccaagacttTATAGATCCCATCTAACATGATGTTGTCCTACTACTGCAGATACGaatgcatgctctgacttccgactcaacgcattggCTACCATGTTAGCCTTCCCCGGgcgatagctaatggtgcaattgtagtccttgatcaattctaaccaccttctctgcctcatgttcaactccttttgtgtgaaaaagtatttgagactcttgtagtccatgaagatctcacaatgttcaccatacaagtagtgttgccagaacttcaacgcatatactactgtcgccaactccagatcatatGTGgagtaattcttctcgtactccttaagttgccgagaaacATACGCAATTACCTTCCCCTGTTGTATCAacacacatcccaaccccttcagTGATGtgtcactgtatatcacaaaaccaccgtccccagatgggatggttaaaattggagtagtgaccagtcggtgtttcaactcctggaaactctatTTGCACTCGTCCGTACAATCAAATATTACACCCTTCCTCAACCGTGTCAGAGgaccagataacttagagaatccttccacgaaccGCGGATAATATCTAGTCAATCCTAGGAAACTTTGAACATCATGCACACTCTTCGGTTTCACCTAGttaaccactgcttctatcttatcaggatcaattgagataccaccctttgacacgacatggcctagaaaAGTGACATGATTTAGCCAAAACttgcatttcttcagcttagcatacaacttttttTCCCGTAGtacttgaagtaccaacctcagatggttttcatgctcttccaaactcctagagtataccaaaatatcgtcaataaacaccactacaaactgatctaggtattcatggaaaaccttgttcatcaggtccataaataccgctgaagcgttagtcaacccgaaaggcatgaccaaaaactcgtagtgaccatatctagttcggaaagcagtctttgtaacatcctcagtcctaaccctcacctgatgataccctgaccataaaACGATCTTCGAAAAGATATGCACTTCATGcaactggtcaaacagatcatctctacgaggcaatgggtattggttcttcactgttaccttattgatctcacggtaatcaaagcacatctgcatcgacccgtccttcttcttcatgaacaatactagagctccccagggcaagacactaggtctgataaagcccttgtctagtagttcctgcaactattccttcaactctctaagttcagttggagccatcTAGTATGGGGCTTTAGAAATCGGAGCCTTACTTGGCAGCagatcaatagcgaactccacctcatgatcaggaggtaaaccgggtaagttttctggaaatacatctagaaattcattaaccacttgaatatcttcaagtttcaaatcatcctgaggtggttccgtcacacaagttaggtacctttgacaaccttccaagagtaaccttctcgcctatatagctgatagaatctgtggtgtcgaacgcacacacgatccaatgagctcatactcctgctccccaggaggtttgaacactactaccttcctacaacaatcaatcaccgcataattagagaataaccaatccatccccagtatgacgtcaaatccacacatgtcgtacactagTAGGTTCCTCAGTAGCAgtcttccctgaataaccactgggcagtttcctaacatcttactacaaatcgttacactcctagTCGGTGTAGCCACATACAATCACTCATCTATCACTtgagtttcaaccccacacaatttcacaaaactagcagatataaacgaatgagttgctcccgaatcatataaaataacaactctattcgaaagcaataacatgatacctgtcaccatgttcccaATGTGTTCTGCATCTATTGGAGTTAGAGTCGTGTTtgcctaaaaataaaatattttaaaaataaaataaaaatctacATGGAACTAGAGCTTAtttgattttgaaattcatataatGTCCTCAAATAAGTATATCAAAAGTCAAAACTCTAATTATTTTGGAAAGTATTAAGATCCAACATCTGAAAAGAtaagtatttattttaaaaagtatttaaatTAAGTACTTGTATCAGTAAATATTTGATTTaagtacttttaaaaaaaaatattttaaaaaaattataagaagtaattacaaatttttttagataaatctttttccaatttttttttaataagcacTATTTTTATAAGAAGTTTTAAACCATCCCTAAGACCCCATGCTTGCAAAAATTAATCAAATACATGTAGTTGTTATTGGAGCATGTACTTCTTGTACATGGTATAACTCTTATTGAAAATGTAACAAAACAAGTATGACACAATGTAAAAGTAACATTCATCATCCACAATTTTTCTACTTTCTATTCTTTAATCTTCTGCATCATCAAACTAATATTAACTCGTACTCGCATCACTTATCGAGGACAAGGGATGCAAATGTGGTGGAATGTAAGAATAACACTCAACAATTATACTCTTTCTTCTTTCTAATCTTATAGATCATCTGGTTTTGAACAATGTGTGTAGAGACATCATGCAAAAACCCgacataaaaaattaaaaatccttCATCTCATCATATCCAGGGGTCATCGCCGCATAGAGAACAACCTTCCTATGTACTATTAGTGATTTGGACTCCTATGTCATAGATTGTCCCTACTTTCCAATCAACGAAGCACAACTCTTTTTGCTTATATCCACTTCCCATCGTTGTCACCCTCACTTGGAGTTGGAATGCTCAAAGTGGAACCTTACTTGTGGACCACACTACCCCTTAGTTTCAGCTTATGAATTTCCAATTAGATGAATCAGTAACCTACAAATTAAATATGTGTACCACATATAAGCAAACCAAGCTTGAAGTTTATTAAGATTTTGTTTGGCCTCATGCATCAAACAAAATGTAACacaattttgtgttgtattttgtccaaatccaattAAAAGCTTGAAACCAAATTCTCAAACATAGGGAAAAAGTTAAGTCTTCAAGCACCCCTTGTTTTTGTTGCAAAACCTCAATAGAAGACATTCCACGTTACAAAGGAATATAGCTTGTGAATGTAGATTTTTAGGACTTGTTTGGTATTATTGTTGTTTCTAATTTTATGTTTCTATTTCTccacattgaaaaaataaattttaaaaatatgtttgccTTTATTGTCAGTTTTATGTTTCTGTtaatgatttttagttgtttgccaaaaaattgaaaaccagattttatgactttcaattgttttgacaacCCATTGTTAGAAATTTCAATatctagaaataatttttttggactaaattattcattttatatacttttaaattaaaattaaaattaaatgatcaataaatttaaatataattaaaagaaagtAGTAtacataataatagtaaagtcaattacaaaatacttttactatttttcaattgtcatgtcgaatgaaatttttattgtaaactaaattttgaaagttgaacaattaagtaaataattagaataaattttatttttattatagtaatatttttaatgtgtattatttgtaagtttattattttaatcaaatttataatattttgatttaaagataaaaatgagtatttttttaattaagtttttaatttgtattagttttataaatgttaaataaGTCACTGAATTTTAGTTTTTAGTTCCTATTTCTAGTTTTTGATTTTCGTTTCTAGTTTACATTTATCTTATTTTTGACATTGATACTAAACAACACCTTAGCAAATTAAGATTTCCTTCTAACCATATACTATATTAAGATATTtgtcaaattattttaaaatttttaaataaaatcctTTCTACTTAGATTGTCAaatttggttttattttatttttatccataaaaggattaccaaactATACACAGAAAGTAGTCAGTATCTCATCCCAAACTCCCCTCCCATTCTTAGGAATAGAACTTATACTTTAAATGATAGTAGCAAACTCCCCTCTTACAAGGAAGGCACATATCAAATTCTCGATTGAATATTTTATGTTGATTTGATAATAAAACATTTTTTTAGAATAGTTTTAAAGACCCatagtttattattttaatttctttctttcATAATATTCTAATTCTCGGCTAAAGGTGAAGACTTATATTTgaattttacaatcttttaaagagaGAAACAAAGTTTGAAGGTAGGATGAGCTACGTACCTCTTTGTATAGCTTAGGAAGCATATCCAATTGACAAAaatgtgtctgtgtgtgtgtgtgtgtaagagagagagagagagagatttatagCAAAAATTAATCAAACACACATAGTTGTTATTAGAGCATGTACATCTTGCACATACTCATATTGATATTGTAAGAAATGTGACACAACGTAAAAGTAATATTCATCGTCtataatttttcttcttcatATTCTTCTACATCATCCAACTATTATTAACATTGTAACGGATGTGGTGGAATGTAAAATTAAAACCCAACAATTATACTTTTTTCTCCTTCCTAAGCACGCAAAAAACCCCAGATAAAAAAGTAAAGATCCTTCGTCTCATCATGTCCAGGGGTCATCGCCGCATGGAGAACAACCTTCCAGTGCAATATCAGTGATTTGAACTCCCGTGTCATAGATTGTCCCTATTGTCCAATCAGCAGGAAGCACAACTCTTTGTGCCCATATCCACTTTTCATCGTATCCTGCTATCACACTCAATCGAAGTTGCAATGCCCCAGGTGGAATCTTATTTGTTGACCACACTGCCCCATAGTTTCGGCTCATGAATTGCCAATTAGATGAATCATTAACCTGCAATTAAATATGTGCAACACATATAAGCAAATCTAGCTCGAAGTTTATCAAGATTTTGTTTGGCATCATGGATCAAACAAAAGTTAACAcaattttttgttgtattttgtCCAAATCGGATTAAAATCTTGAAACCAAACTCTTAGACATAGGATAATAGTTAAGCCTTCACCCCTTGTTTTTGTTGCTCAAGCTCAATAGAGGAGTTCACACATTACAAAGAAACATAGCTTGTGAATGTATATTTTTAGCAAATTAGGATTTCTATCTAACTATATACTGTattaagatatttttaaaactattttaaaatttttatataaaaatctTAGATCGTCAAATTTTGTGTTAGTTCATCGAATCATACACTGAAAGTAGTCAATGTCTCATCCCAAGCTCCTTCCCTGGCGTTCTTAAAATTAGAACTTACACTTTAAATAATAGTACCAAACTTTCCTCTAATAAGAGATGCACAAATCAAATTCTCAAGGTGCTATTTTATGTTAATATGATGATAAAATGTTTTTAAGAATAGGTCAAGTTTTAAAGACACAAGTTTAGTTtgcatgaaaagaaaaaaaaaaaaaaaaaacatgttagATCTCTAAATTTAAGGAAGGGAACTTGGTTAGCTTTGATTGATTTACTATTTAATTACCTCAGCTATTTCAACAGCGACTATCTCTGTTTGGCCGCCTTGGTACAAAAAGTTTAGTGCTAAAAAGTTTGGCTTATTGGTAATTTCTTCCACACGCACAGCTAAGTTCCTTTTGTATTTACAAGGTACCCTGTTTCATAAAGAAAATTAAAACCATTATAACATAAACATGCAAAATGTTCTTACAAGTGAAATAAATCTCTGCCTTTTGTTTAGTAGATCAGGTGATAATTGGTAATGGAAATTTATTCTTCGcaaaaagaagaaataattttgatttccctaaaaaaaaaaattgaataaaaaacaTTGGTTTCTCTTAGGTCTTGTTTGGATtcagaaaatattaagaaaaggaaaaaaaaatataaagaaatcattattttcatgtttagtaatcaaagaaaatgagaaagtaaataaaaaaatataccaaatctataaacaaaaatttgattttacacatgattaatatattttttttaatatttaattatattaaggttaactttcatttttgattgtatttaatagaaaaaaatatataaaaaaaaatgagtttctttcttatttttcttttctttacttttcttttcttacaTAAAATCCTCAATCCAAATGTACCTTAAAGATTTACGAAAAGATCTAActtttataaaatttcaaaactttCATAAACctccattcaaattttaaaattttcatagaatatctttaatatttgatttttgaaatacttgcatgttttaaaattattaatttttttataaaatttaatgaAAGATTTATGTTTTTTATGTAAATCTCTTGAGTTTTAAAGAATCTTTGAAACCTCAAGTAAATTAGTATTTTCGTTTATCAAATTAAGTGAATATCTTTTACTCCAACATTTAATTGAAACAGGGTAGTCATTAAATTGCGTAGTTGTTGTAGCAAGACAATAACCATTTGTTGGGTTCTTAAAATGTTAGCCAGAAAAAAAACTATTTCTTTTTCTGGTGGgttcttattttttaaatgttttaaaccaACGGACATTAAAATCTACTCACTTTCTGTATTCCACGTCCACGATACCCTGTTTCAAAACCTCACGATCCTTGCCCTCCATCGCCAAGGCTGCAAATGCCGCGTCGCTGAGAACCAAATCTGTCTGGGTATTGGCATTACGATCAAATAGAACAACTGTGGTGCCTCCTGGTCTGCACAAAGTCTTGTTCGTGCACCTCACCTGTACtcaaaatcaactcaaaaatctTCGCATACGATaccaaaacaaaattttaacacAGATATGGAAACATACCTGCAAGCATGCGCCACAACCGGCTCCATTGTCGAAGAGGGAAGGGCCACTACCTGCGAGGAGTCCTCCACTGAGGTTTGAAGCTAGGGAACCATACCCACAAGCCCCATCTGCATCAAATTCACTAAACATAAATTACCCACTACACATTTCAGGAAAATTTCATCTGGGTTTCTGTCAGATTTGCGTTTTGTTGATTAAAATTCATCTGGGTTAGCCCCAGCTGCACCAAATCAGCCAAATAAAAACTGCTCATTACAAATTTCAGAGAAATTCCAATTTCCATCTGGGTCCCTGTCAATTTTGCATTTTCTCGATTAAAATTCATCTGGGTCATCCCAGTTGCTTCAAATTCGCAAAATCAGAACTTTCCACTACACATTTTAGATCAAAATTTCAACTGGGTCTCTATCAATTTCATTTTCTGGATTAGGACaggcaagagagagagagagagagattatgtgGATTCTTACAGTTGAGAGGAGCAGAGCTGGTGTAAAACGCAGCGTTGCTTTGGTGTATGCATCTGTCGCAGGCAGTTGCAGGGGAGATCGCGAGAAGCAAGAAGGAGCAAAGGAAGAAGAAATCCATGGTTGTGGGATTAACTGTCAGTTGCAGAGGAAGAGAGGACCGTGAGGAATTTATAGAGAAACAGAGTGCAGGAAGAGCAGGACTCTATGAGTGGATTACAAGTCATGTGCTATCGAGATTCGAGAAGCTTGGCTGGATTTGCACAATTGAAAATTCGAATTTAGAATTGTCGTATGCCAGTGGTGACATTTATGGAAGGGAAGGGAAGGATGGGAAAGCGATGGGCAATAACGCATACGCCCAGGCCACGAGGATCAAAATCAGGAATTGGGCTGTCGACCATTTGCATTTTGCACCAACAGCTGTGGAGGATTAGAGGACTCTGACTCACCAAGGAAGAGCATTTATTTTCTGCTCTGTTCCTAGCAACATTATCAGAATCACAAAACTATTTCCAAAAAGCATATGTAGTTTTAATTTATCATCGTGATTTCCACTGTATTGAATGATATATTTTTATAATCTTGAGAATTGCTCACTTGCTCTTAACAATGAGtactaaatattataaaattcTGCTTGTTGCCTGTTGTTTtgtatccttttttatttttattttgttctccTTTATCTTAGATAGCAAGTAGCACTCTTCCTGGATAAGATCAGGACAGGAAGGCATTATTAAGTTGAAGGAAAAGATTTGTGAGATCATCTTTCTCAATTGTTAAAACTATTATCCATTTGTTGCGGGGTAAAATTAAGAGGGTTGCTCCTCCACTTCCGTTGACCTGaaaggggaagagaagaaaggtTTGGAGGATTCGGGGTGAACTCCGGGAgatcacttcgatgcctaagtaagagaaatgcttttagagaaactgaatgcaacagtagaatgagTTAAATGACTTACCTTGGTCTCTTCTCTCGATCCtttcttataggggcttgagttggtCCTTGGTTGATTCATCTTAATTGTGCGGGGGCGTGAATCCCTCACAGGTCATAAAGTGTTTGCGCACATCACTCGGCTATTTAAGccgttggcgtggatctctcatcctctttattgggttgaaGCTGATTGCTCGTCAGAATGTTTGACCTGAAGGAAGCGCGAGCCAAGTGTTGACCTGCTCTTATTGGTTAAActattttgggcatatcagttgtcccccccccccctcagtttcaaatttctgtgTGGAATTTTGAACAATCGTTGTGTCTCCAATTTTCCCTCTGAAATATGTAATGCtccttattcttttttttttttggtattccGAGCTGATATTTCGAGCTACTTAGTGGAGGACTTTTACCGAGACGTTCCGAGCTGGGCAAAATTTGCCGAGCTGATGTTCCGAGCTGATATTCCGAGCTGCTCCGTGGGGCATTTTTCTCGAGCTGATATTCCGAGCTGTCTAGGGGGAGCCTTTTGCCAAGTTGTTCCGAGCTGGGCAAATTTTGCCTAGCTGATGTTCCGAGTAGATATTCCAAGCTGTCTCGAGGGGGAATTTTACCGTGCCGTTCCGAACTGGGCAGAATTTGCCGAGTTGATGTTTTGAGCTGATATTTTGAGCTGCCTCGAGGTGAACTTTTACTGAGCCGTTTCGAACTGGGCAAAATATACCGAGTTGATGTTCCAAGCTGATATTCCGAGTTGTCTCGAGGGGGACTTTTATGGAGCTGGGCAAAATTTGTCGAGCTGATCCATGGGGCATTTTTTCCGAGCTGCTTCGTGCTGGGCAAACTTTCCTGAGCTGAAGTCCCAAGCTGCTCGATGGAGCATTTTTTCCAAGCTGTTCCGTGGTGGGCGGCCTTTGCTGAGCCAAAGTCCCAAACTACTCCGTGGAACATTTTTCCTGAGTTGCTATTCCGAGCTACTCCATGGAGGTTTTTTTTTAGCTGCTCCGTGCTGGGAAAACTTTTCTGAGCTAAAGTCCCAAATTGCTCCGTGGAGCATTTTTCCCGAGCTGCTATTCTGAGCTGCTCTATGGAGTATTTTTTCCGAGCTACTCCGTGGTGGGCAGACTTTACGGAGCTGAAGTCCCGGACTGCTCCTTGGAGCATTTTTCTCGAGCTGCTATTCTGAGCTGCTCCATGGAGTATTTTTTTCGAATTAGATTCTGGCCGATCGAATGTTTGCTGAGCTGTTTCATGCAGCGTTTTGCGTAGCAGTTCTAGCCGAGCTGCCTCGTAGAGCGATTTTGCCATCATGCTTCGTGGCACTTTTTTGCGTAGAAAGTTTTTCTGAGTAGCTTTCCCGTGCAGCTGCTTGGCTTGCTTGTTGTTGGCCTCAAGAGCAGTGCTTTTCATTTGGTCattttttgcctaatgagtcgtgctcatttgctGGGCTGTctttggcctcacgagtcgtccTCGTTAGTTGGGCCTATttcgcctaatgagtcgtgctcatttgctAGGCTGTCTTTGGCCTCATGAGTCATACTCGTAAATTAAGCTTATTTTGCCTATTGAGTCGTGCTCACTTGCTGGGCTATctttggcctcacgagtcgttcTCGTCATTTGGGTCTGTttcgcctaatgagtcgtgctcatttgttgCGCTGTctttggcctcacgagtcgtacTCGTTAGTTGGGTCTGTttcgcctaatgagtcgtgctcatttgctGGGCTGTCTTTGGCCTCACAAGTCGTactcgtcaattggacttatttTGCCTATTGAGTCGTGCTCACTTGTTGGGCTATCTTTGGCCTCATGAGTCGTTCTCGTCAATTGGGCCTGTTTTGCCTAGTGAGTCGTGCTCACTT includes:
- the LOC131156579 gene encoding expansin-like A2, with the protein product MDFFFLCSFLLLAISPATACDRCIHQSNAAFYTSSAPLNYGACGYGSLASNLSGGLLAGSGPSLFDNGAGCGACLQVRCTNKTLCRPGGTTVVLFDRNANTQTDLVLSDAAFAALAMEGKDREVLKQGIVDVEYRKVPCKYKRNLAVRVEEITNKPNFLALNFLYQGGQTEIVAVEIAEVNDSSNWQFMSRNYGAVWSTNKIPPGALQLRLSVIAGYDEKWIWAQRVVLPADWTIGTIYDTGVQITDIALEGCSPCGDDPWT